The following are encoded together in the Argopecten irradians isolate NY chromosome 5, Ai_NY, whole genome shotgun sequence genome:
- the LOC138322675 gene encoding aquaporin-8-like isoform X1: MAELNHLVHSGKDYDVGRYRTYVRPVLAEFIGTTLFVFIGVMSATQPAANLASIGLAHGLTIALLIMGLGKISGGHFNPAVSLGVCLSGGLSIVLTIAYIFGQILGGMLGAAFARAIVKGEVFDAMGGGAHHPSTDAGWAVLGEVILTTILVLSVLMNAVNEETKNDLAPFAIGLSVAVDIMAAGNTTGASMNPARSFGPAVAASAVVSHSPWPYHYVYWVGPAGGAILAAILHRFVFQNPQSVDRQEQNEQKSSVFNIALKAPSSEGSHGIMTTGLASQESPTEKH; encoded by the exons ATGGCGGAACTGAATCACTTGGTACACAGTGGCAAAGACTACGATGTGGGCCGCTACAGGACCTACGTACGACCAGTGCTTGCAGAGTTTATAGGAACAACACTGTTTGTGTTCATCGGTGTGATGTCAGCCACTCAGCCGGCCGCTAACCTGGCATCGATAGGGCTGGCCCATGGGCTGACCATCGCCCTCCTCATCATGGGTCTGGGCAAAATCAG TGGTGGGCACTTCAACCCAGCTGTGTCCTTGGGGGTATGTCTATCCGGCGGGCTTTCGATCGTTCTCACGATAGCCTATATCTTCGGTCAGATTCTTGGAGGAATGCTTGGAGCAGCATTCGCAAGG GCTATCGTTAAGGGCGAAGTGTTCGATGCCATGGGTGGAGGGGCTCACCACCCTAGCACAGACGCCGGCTGGGCCGTACTGGGGGAAGTGATCCTCACAACCATTCTCGTCCTCTCTGTCCTCATGAACGCTGTTAATGAGGAGACCAAGAATGACTTGGCTCCTTTTGCCATTGGTTTGTCCGTGGCGGTAGATATCATGGCAGC TGGAAATACAACTGGTGCCTCGATGAATCCCGCTCGAAGCTTTGGGCCGGCAGTTGCAGCCTCAGCGGTGGTCTCCCACAGCCCATGGCCCTATCATTATGTTTACTGGGTAGGACCAGCTGGAGGGGCTATTCTAGCAGCGATCTTACACAG ATTTGTATTTCAGAATCCTCAATCTGTAGATAGACAAGAACAAAACGAACAAAAATCGTCTGTGTTCAACATAGCGCTCAAAGCGCCGAGTAGCGAGGGTTCCCATGGTATTATGACAACCGGTTTGGCGTCACAGGAAAGTCCGACGGAGAAACATTAA
- the LOC138322675 gene encoding aquaporin-8-like isoform X2, whose translation MAELNHLVHSGKDYDVGRYRTYVRPVLAEFIGTTLFVFIGVMSATQPAANLASIGLAHGLTIALLIMGLGKISGGHFNPAVSLGVCLSGGLSIVLTIAYIFGQILGGMLGAAFARAIVKGEVFDAMGGGAHHPSTDAGWAVLGEVILTTILVLSVLMNAVNEETKNDLAPFAIGLSVAVDIMAAGNTTGASMNPARSFGPAVAASAVVSHSPWPYHYVYWVGPAGGAILAAILHRILNL comes from the exons ATGGCGGAACTGAATCACTTGGTACACAGTGGCAAAGACTACGATGTGGGCCGCTACAGGACCTACGTACGACCAGTGCTTGCAGAGTTTATAGGAACAACACTGTTTGTGTTCATCGGTGTGATGTCAGCCACTCAGCCGGCCGCTAACCTGGCATCGATAGGGCTGGCCCATGGGCTGACCATCGCCCTCCTCATCATGGGTCTGGGCAAAATCAG TGGTGGGCACTTCAACCCAGCTGTGTCCTTGGGGGTATGTCTATCCGGCGGGCTTTCGATCGTTCTCACGATAGCCTATATCTTCGGTCAGATTCTTGGAGGAATGCTTGGAGCAGCATTCGCAAGG GCTATCGTTAAGGGCGAAGTGTTCGATGCCATGGGTGGAGGGGCTCACCACCCTAGCACAGACGCCGGCTGGGCCGTACTGGGGGAAGTGATCCTCACAACCATTCTCGTCCTCTCTGTCCTCATGAACGCTGTTAATGAGGAGACCAAGAATGACTTGGCTCCTTTTGCCATTGGTTTGTCCGTGGCGGTAGATATCATGGCAGC TGGAAATACAACTGGTGCCTCGATGAATCCCGCTCGAAGCTTTGGGCCGGCAGTTGCAGCCTCAGCGGTGGTCTCCCACAGCCCATGGCCCTATCATTATGTTTACTGGGTAGGACCAGCTGGAGGGGCTATTCTAGCAGCGATCTTACACAG AATCCTCAATCTGTAG